Proteins encoded within one genomic window of Limisphaerales bacterium:
- a CDS encoding DEAD/DEAH box helicase has translation MPFNKLGLSKPVLDGVKAMGWTDPSPIQLRAIPLLLEGNDVIGSAQTGTGKTAAFMLPIISRISKGSGKSSVLILEPTRELASQVETAVRDYARFTGHTVAVIYGGVGYGKQVDALKAGVDIIVATPGRLLDLMQQGNAKLGNISHVVLDEADRMLDMGFLPDVRRILDKCPKDRVTALFSATIPPAIETLISWAMKEPETIEIGMRRSPADTIKHVIYPVAEKQKNELLFELLQRVNYDSVIIFCRTKYGADRVGAELKRQNHAVAILHSNRTQSDREKSLRGFRDGKYEVLVATDIASRGLDVTNVSHVINYDVPQHPEDYVHRIGRTGRAEATGDAFTLMVAEDVQHVDAVERFIGRPIERAKLDDFDYTYTTILDEKRFKGVSVRDRKMKTARIGKGQHFGFGGRRRR, from the coding sequence ATGCCATTTAACAAACTCGGCCTTTCCAAACCGGTCCTCGACGGCGTCAAAGCTATGGGCTGGACCGATCCTTCGCCCATCCAGTTGCGGGCCATCCCGCTCTTGTTGGAGGGTAACGATGTGATCGGTAGCGCGCAAACCGGCACCGGCAAAACGGCGGCGTTTATGTTGCCCATTATTTCCAGAATCAGCAAAGGCTCAGGCAAATCCAGCGTGCTCATTCTCGAACCCACGCGCGAACTGGCTTCGCAAGTGGAAACCGCCGTGCGCGATTACGCACGTTTCACCGGCCACACCGTGGCGGTGATTTACGGCGGCGTGGGTTACGGAAAACAAGTCGATGCCCTCAAAGCTGGAGTCGACATCATCGTCGCCACACCCGGCCGTTTGCTCGATCTGATGCAGCAAGGCAATGCCAAGCTCGGCAATATTTCCCACGTGGTGCTGGATGAGGCCGATCGGATGCTCGATATGGGCTTCCTGCCCGACGTGCGGCGCATTCTCGACAAATGCCCGAAAGATCGCGTCACCGCGCTCTTCAGCGCCACCATTCCGCCCGCCATCGAGACGCTGATCTCATGGGCAATGAAAGAACCCGAGACCATCGAGATCGGGATGCGCCGTTCGCCCGCCGATACGATTAAACACGTCATCTATCCCGTGGCTGAAAAACAAAAGAACGAGCTGCTCTTTGAATTGCTCCAGCGCGTGAATTACGATTCGGTCATTATTTTTTGCCGCACCAAATATGGAGCTGACCGCGTCGGGGCGGAGCTCAAGCGCCAAAACCACGCCGTCGCCATTCTTCACAGCAATCGCACGCAAAGTGACCGCGAGAAATCACTGCGCGGTTTCCGCGATGGTAAATACGAAGTGCTCGTCGCCACGGACATTGCCAGTCGCGGGCTCGACGTCACCAACGTCAGCCACGTCATCAACTACGATGTGCCACAGCACCCTGAAGATTACGTACACCGCATCGGCCGCACCGGCCGTGCGGAGGCCACTGGCGATGCCTTCACCCTAATGGTCGCCGAAGACGTGCAACACGTGGACGCCGTCGAGCGCTTCATCGGCCGCCCCATCGAGCGCGCCAAGCTGGATGATTTCGATTACACGTATACGACCATCCTTGATGAAAAACGTTTCAAGGGCGTGAGCGTGCGCGATCGCAAAATGAAAACCGCCCGCATCGGCAAAGGTCAACACTTCGGCTTCGGCGGCCGACGGCGGCGTTAG
- a CDS encoding NAD(P)-dependent oxidoreductase, which yields MVDLSKNTPDFITDEVQLDSVLTTSSAQLRKFIPQVSSPLIILGAGGKMGPTLAVLAKHAADLAGHPLEVIAVSRYSNDASRQWLENNGVQTVTADLVDDATWPTLPDSENVIFLVGQKFGTERNPGLTWALNTLVPAAACKRYSNARLVALSTGCVYPHVPTDSGGATESTTPEPVGEYASACLARERLFEFYAQQNSTAITLVRLNYAIDLRYGVLHDIALKIWRGDPVDLSMGYFNCIWQGDANERILRSLGLCHNPPHLINLTSPGTLSVQTVAQQLGDLLKRQVQFIGTEAKTAWLSNPTAAVKILGTPETSLDTMLRWTAHWTRTEGRSHGKPTHFEVRDGKY from the coding sequence ATGGTGGATCTTTCCAAAAATACTCCAGATTTCATCACCGATGAAGTGCAACTTGACTCCGTGCTCACGACATCTTCGGCGCAGTTGAGAAAGTTTATCCCCCAAGTGAGCAGCCCGCTGATTATCCTCGGCGCGGGCGGGAAAATGGGGCCCACGCTGGCGGTGCTGGCCAAACACGCAGCTGATCTCGCCGGGCATCCACTAGAAGTCATTGCCGTCAGTCGCTATTCCAATGACGCCTCCCGACAGTGGCTGGAAAACAACGGCGTGCAAACGGTGACCGCTGACCTTGTGGATGACGCCACGTGGCCCACGCTGCCCGACTCGGAGAACGTCATTTTTCTCGTGGGCCAAAAATTCGGCACCGAGCGCAACCCCGGCCTTACGTGGGCGCTCAACACGCTCGTGCCTGCCGCCGCCTGCAAACGCTACTCCAATGCGCGGCTCGTCGCCCTTTCCACCGGATGCGTTTACCCGCACGTCCCCACCGATAGCGGCGGCGCCACCGAATCCACCACGCCGGAGCCGGTTGGCGAATACGCCAGCGCATGCCTTGCGCGCGAGCGGTTGTTTGAATTTTACGCGCAGCAAAACAGCACCGCCATCACCTTGGTTCGGCTCAACTACGCGATTGATTTGCGTTACGGTGTGCTGCACGACATCGCCCTAAAAATCTGGCGCGGTGATCCCGTCGATCTCTCCATGGGATATTTCAACTGCATTTGGCAAGGCGACGCCAATGAGCGAATCCTCCGCAGCCTCGGCCTGTGCCACAACCCGCCGCACCTCATAAACCTCACCTCCCCCGGAACACTTTCCGTGCAGACGGTGGCTCAACAACTCGGCGACCTGCTCAAACGCCAAGTACAATTCATCGGCACCGAAGCCAAAACCGCCTGGCTCAGCAACCCAACCGCCGCAGTTAAAATCCTCGGCACACCGGAAACCTCGCTGGATACTATGCTGCGCTGGACTGCCCATTGGACGCGCACCGAAGGCCGCAGCCACGGCAAGCCCACGCATTTCGAAGTCCGCGACGGGAAGTATTGA
- a CDS encoding 2-C-methyl-D-erythritol 2,4-cyclodiphosphate synthase, which produces MNRVGIGYDVHQLKAGRPLVLGGVTLPHDTGLDGHSDADVLMHAICDAVLGAIGEGDIGSFFPPSEAQWKDAASKIFLEEAARQVEKRGGRINNVDAMLIAEAPKIGPHIAAMRENIAAALGIDASAVGIKATTNETMGFVGRGEGMAAHAVASVELTD; this is translated from the coding sequence GTGAATCGCGTAGGAATCGGATACGATGTGCATCAGTTGAAGGCCGGGCGGCCGCTCGTTTTGGGCGGCGTTACCCTCCCGCACGACACCGGCCTCGACGGGCATTCGGATGCGGATGTGCTGATGCACGCCATTTGCGATGCAGTGCTCGGCGCAATTGGCGAGGGGGATATCGGTTCATTTTTTCCGCCAAGCGAGGCGCAGTGGAAAGATGCGGCCAGTAAAATTTTCCTCGAAGAAGCCGCGCGGCAAGTTGAAAAACGCGGCGGCCGCATTAACAATGTTGACGCGATGCTCATTGCCGAAGCCCCCAAAATTGGTCCCCACATTGCCGCCATGCGGGAGAACATCGCCGCCGCGCTGGGCATTGACGCGAGCGCGGTGGGGATCAAAGCCACCACCAACGAAACGATGGGCTTCGTGGGCCGCGGCGAGGGGATGGCGGCGCACGCGGTGGCAAGCGTGGAGCTGACGGACTAA
- a CDS encoding gamma-glutamyl-gamma-aminobutyrate hydrolase family protein — protein MKRAPLIVVSTMTEQKGAEFRDRSTSLSFWYTRAIARAGGLPLLAPNFPEQKNLARDMVARADGVMLTGGDDLQPELYDPALPCHIKTKAGGVDPARDLFEFQLIEQALQQRKPILAICRGPQVLNVALGGGLVTDIPTELPRSMNHARKGEAHKRVHSVQLSKGSLMRKIFRHETLRINSAHHQAVGELAPMLRATAQTKDGIIEAIELSETEAQDAPFLLGVQFHPERLIDTHPEFLRVFKAFVKACA, from the coding sequence ATGAAGCGCGCACCGCTTATTGTGGTGTCAACCATGACCGAGCAAAAGGGTGCGGAATTTCGCGATCGATCCACGAGCTTGTCGTTTTGGTACACACGCGCCATCGCGCGCGCGGGCGGCTTACCTTTGCTCGCCCCAAATTTCCCTGAACAAAAAAACCTCGCACGCGACATGGTGGCCCGCGCCGATGGCGTGATGCTCACCGGCGGTGACGATTTGCAGCCGGAATTATACGACCCCGCCCTGCCCTGCCACATCAAAACCAAGGCCGGCGGCGTGGATCCGGCGCGCGATTTATTTGAGTTCCAACTCATCGAACAAGCGCTGCAACAGCGCAAACCGATACTCGCCATTTGTCGCGGCCCGCAAGTGCTCAACGTCGCCCTCGGCGGAGGGCTCGTCACCGATATTCCGACCGAACTTCCGCGCTCAATGAATCATGCCCGCAAGGGCGAAGCCCACAAACGCGTACACTCCGTGCAACTGTCGAAAGGGTCGTTGATGCGAAAAATTTTCCGGCACGAAACGCTGCGCATCAACAGTGCTCATCATCAAGCCGTCGGCGAATTGGCCCCGATGCTCCGCGCCACGGCGCAAACTAAAGATGGCATCATCGAAGCGATTGAGTTGAGTGAGACCGAAGCCCAAGACGCGCCGTTTTTGTTGGGGGTACAATTCCACCCCGAACGCCTCATCGACACGCACCCTGAATTTCTGCGCGTGTTCAAAGCGTTCGTGAAGGCGTGCGCTTAA
- a CDS encoding inositol monophosphatase encodes MKPPNITAAARCAKDVAHKVGVFLRSQLRTPKHINLQTAHDIKLELDNRSQAMIERGLRKGFPHVPFLGEEGEVGDTTGEWRWVVDPIDGTVNFSRGIPHACVSIALQQRRADSTGHWADYDSVIGVVYDPFLDEMWTARAGGKAKLNGHAIHVSETSTLETSIVSIGFSKSRTTIKKNLPLFARLYQRVLKVRLMGSAALAMTWTAAGRLDAYRQLGVYLWDVAAGGLILECAGGDFWHKPMPRKYTYEMIATNGRLRKKIQRLL; translated from the coding sequence ATGAAACCGCCGAATATCACCGCCGCCGCTCGATGCGCCAAAGATGTTGCGCACAAAGTCGGTGTGTTTCTCAGAAGCCAACTGCGCACCCCAAAGCACATCAACCTCCAAACCGCGCACGACATCAAGCTGGAGTTGGACAACCGCAGCCAGGCGATGATCGAGCGCGGCCTGCGCAAGGGCTTTCCGCACGTGCCTTTTCTCGGCGAGGAAGGCGAAGTGGGCGATACCACCGGCGAGTGGCGTTGGGTGGTGGATCCCATTGACGGTACGGTGAATTTCAGCCGCGGCATTCCGCACGCGTGCGTTTCCATTGCCTTGCAACAACGCCGCGCGGATTCCACTGGACACTGGGCGGATTACGATTCCGTGATTGGCGTGGTGTACGATCCCTTTCTAGATGAGATGTGGACCGCCCGCGCCGGCGGCAAAGCGAAGCTCAACGGCCACGCCATTCACGTCAGCGAAACAAGCACGCTGGAAACCTCGATCGTCTCCATCGGGTTTTCTAAAAGCCGCACCACCATCAAAAAAAATCTGCCGCTCTTTGCGCGCCTTTATCAACGCGTGCTCAAAGTGCGGTTAATGGGCAGCGCCGCGCTGGCGATGACTTGGACGGCGGCCGGCCGGCTGGACGCCTATCGGCAGCTTGGCGTGTATCTGTGGGACGTCGCCGCGGGCGGGCTCATCCTCGAATGCGCCGGGGGCGATTTCTGGCACAAACCGATGCCGCGCAAGTACACCTACGAAATGATCGCCACCAACGGCCGGTTGCGAAAAAAAATCCAGCGGTTGCTTTAA
- a CDS encoding YdcF family protein, whose translation MAALAKALLQPVALLWLTLLGLAGWFIYKRKYRLAAMQGGLALALFFVGSSPLSDWLLSRLEAPYGRTSWATLPEADAVLVLGGIGGGAEVEINGIDFSAAVDRVLTGIELTRRGKAPVLVLGGGGYWKNGKLEPEAECIRPWIEKWKLAEDIPVHDLGVCANTFEESQKFAALARKEGWETILLVTSASHMKRAEAVFRSSGVDVRPVACDFAAWPYRGDWNFFPSIDRLKAVQIWMYESVGWMYYRSKGWIQLEALPEK comes from the coding sequence ATGGCCGCGCTCGCAAAAGCCTTGCTGCAGCCGGTGGCGCTTTTGTGGCTCACGCTGCTGGGTTTGGCCGGTTGGTTTATTTATAAACGCAAATACCGCTTGGCGGCGATGCAAGGTGGACTGGCGCTGGCACTTTTCTTTGTTGGCAGTTCACCGTTAAGCGATTGGTTGCTTTCGCGTTTGGAAGCGCCGTACGGCCGCACAAGTTGGGCAACGCTTCCGGAGGCTGATGCGGTGCTGGTGCTCGGCGGCATCGGCGGGGGGGCTGAGGTTGAAATCAACGGGATCGATTTCAGCGCCGCGGTGGATCGCGTGCTGACGGGCATCGAGCTCACTCGCCGAGGCAAAGCGCCGGTGTTGGTTTTGGGCGGAGGCGGTTACTGGAAAAATGGAAAATTGGAGCCGGAAGCCGAGTGCATTCGCCCGTGGATTGAAAAGTGGAAACTCGCCGAAGATATCCCCGTGCACGACCTCGGCGTGTGTGCCAACACTTTTGAGGAGTCACAAAAATTTGCAGCGTTAGCGCGCAAGGAGGGATGGGAAACAATTTTGCTTGTCACCTCCGCCAGCCATATGAAACGGGCTGAGGCGGTGTTTCGATCATCAGGCGTGGATGTCAGGCCGGTGGCTTGCGACTTTGCCGCTTGGCCGTATCGAGGGGATTGGAATTTTTTCCCGAGCATTGATCGGCTCAAGGCCGTCCAAATTTGGATGTACGAGTCCGTCGGCTGGATGTATTACCGCTCGAAGGGCTGGATTCAGCTCGAAGCATTGCCCGAAAAATGA
- a CDS encoding valine--tRNA ligase, whose product MAEIPKAYEPQSVETKWYSFWEEHGCFTADPARVSEARPAYSIVIPPPNVTGVLHMGHVLNNTIQDILARKARMDGKEVLWLPGTDHAGIATQNVVERALRKEGVMKHRDDLGREKLLEHIWEWKEKHGGIIIDQLKKLGASCDWSRLRFTMDEDYTKCVQRVFVDLYKKGLIYRGKRMVNWCPKSLTALSDEEVIMKEQNSQLFYFKVQVVEEPDTWLEIATTRPETIPGDSGIAVNPNDPRYASLIGKHAVRPLPAENQAHLPIVADEHIDIEFGTGVLKVTPAHDKADFEIGQRHGLEVIDVITANGKMDKLAGADLAGLDRFEARNVAAAQLEEMGALLKAEDYQNNVGFSERADVPIEPRLSEQWFLKYPSQAQSRECVANGALKFYPERWSKTYDYWMGGLQDWCISRQLWWGHRIPVWYRGEEIHCGLEAPEGDDWEQDPDVLDTWCSSWLWPFATMGWPDDTETLKKFYPTTDLVTGPDIIFFWVARMIMAGYEWKGDLPFRNVYFTGIVRDKKGRKMSKSLGNSPDPLELIAQYSADALRFGTMRSAPLGSDVLFDEKDVELGRNFCNKLWNACRFRQMQGGETEGEIDPTLLTSDDRWILRRLDQAITEVSAAFAAYRFNDATATLYRFFWSEFCDWYVESCKATFFSEDAARKANVLAVFDFVTGHTLRLFHPFMPFITEELWQGLGFSAEMPADQGGQTIMTAHWPKAFQDDFKEHYALDETIDELVAAKHELVTAGRNLRGIGNIPFAKKIDYIIKPAAKLDAYEVDVIQSLLNAESLKVDADYAPRKGTPVARSALGELYLPLDGLIDVDAEKVRLEKQLEKIASEIQKADAKLNNPKFTERAPEEVLQEAKDRLAEWQEKEQQTREAIEYLADA is encoded by the coding sequence ATGGCCGAAATTCCAAAAGCATACGAACCGCAATCGGTTGAAACTAAATGGTATTCGTTCTGGGAGGAACACGGTTGCTTCACTGCGGATCCCGCGCGCGTGAGTGAGGCGCGCCCGGCTTATTCGATTGTCATTCCGCCACCGAATGTCACGGGCGTGTTGCACATGGGGCACGTGCTCAACAATACCATTCAGGATATTCTCGCGCGCAAGGCGCGAATGGATGGCAAAGAGGTGCTGTGGCTGCCGGGCACGGATCACGCGGGCATCGCGACGCAGAACGTGGTGGAGCGCGCGCTGCGCAAGGAAGGCGTGATGAAGCATCGCGATGATCTCGGGCGCGAGAAACTGCTCGAGCATATTTGGGAATGGAAGGAGAAGCACGGCGGCATCATCATCGATCAGTTGAAAAAGCTCGGCGCGAGTTGCGATTGGTCGCGCCTGCGTTTCACAATGGATGAGGACTACACGAAGTGTGTGCAGCGCGTGTTCGTGGATCTTTACAAGAAGGGTTTAATTTATCGTGGTAAACGAATGGTGAACTGGTGCCCGAAATCGCTGACAGCCCTTTCGGACGAAGAGGTCATTATGAAAGAGCAAAACAGCCAGCTCTTTTATTTCAAAGTGCAAGTGGTCGAGGAGCCGGACACGTGGCTCGAGATCGCCACCACGCGGCCGGAAACCATTCCCGGTGACAGCGGCATCGCGGTGAATCCGAACGACCCGCGCTACGCCAGCCTCATTGGCAAGCACGCCGTGCGGCCGTTACCCGCGGAAAACCAAGCGCACCTGCCCATCGTGGCCGACGAGCATATCGACATTGAGTTTGGCACCGGCGTGCTCAAGGTTACGCCCGCGCACGACAAGGCGGATTTTGAAATCGGTCAACGCCACGGGCTGGAGGTCATTGACGTCATCACTGCTAATGGAAAAATGGACAAGTTGGCCGGCGCGGATTTGGCCGGTTTGGATCGTTTTGAAGCGCGCAATGTCGCCGCCGCTCAGCTCGAAGAAATGGGCGCGTTGCTTAAGGCCGAGGATTACCAAAACAATGTCGGCTTCAGCGAACGTGCCGATGTCCCGATTGAGCCGCGGCTTTCGGAGCAGTGGTTTTTGAAATACCCGAGCCAAGCGCAGTCACGCGAATGTGTGGCCAACGGCGCGCTGAAGTTTTATCCCGAGCGCTGGTCGAAGACGTACGATTACTGGATGGGCGGCCTCCAAGATTGGTGCATCAGCCGCCAACTTTGGTGGGGGCATCGGATTCCGGTTTGGTATCGCGGCGAGGAAATCCACTGCGGGCTCGAAGCGCCGGAGGGCGATGACTGGGAACAGGATCCCGATGTCCTCGACACGTGGTGCAGCTCGTGGCTGTGGCCTTTTGCGACAATGGGCTGGCCGGATGACACGGAGACGCTCAAGAAATTTTACCCCACTACCGACCTCGTCACGGGGCCGGACATCATTTTCTTTTGGGTCGCGCGAATGATTATGGCCGGCTACGAATGGAAAGGCGATTTGCCGTTTCGTAATGTTTATTTCACCGGAATTGTTCGCGACAAAAAAGGCCGAAAAATGTCCAAGAGCCTCGGCAACTCGCCCGATCCGCTGGAGCTTATCGCGCAATACAGCGCGGATGCCCTGCGGTTTGGCACGATGCGCAGCGCGCCGTTGGGGTCAGATGTGCTCTTCGACGAAAAGGATGTGGAGCTCGGCCGCAACTTTTGCAACAAACTTTGGAACGCCTGTCGTTTTCGCCAAATGCAAGGCGGCGAAACTGAAGGCGAGATCGACCCCACACTGCTCACCAGTGATGACCGCTGGATTCTCCGGCGGCTCGACCAAGCCATCACCGAGGTTTCAGCAGCATTCGCGGCGTATCGCTTCAACGATGCCACGGCGACGTTGTACCGTTTTTTCTGGAGCGAGTTTTGTGATTGGTACGTGGAATCCTGCAAAGCCACATTCTTTAGCGAAGACGCAGCGCGCAAAGCCAACGTGTTGGCGGTATTTGATTTCGTAACCGGTCACACGCTGCGGTTGTTCCATCCATTTATGCCGTTCATCACCGAAGAACTTTGGCAGGGGCTTGGTTTCTCGGCCGAGATGCCCGCCGACCAAGGCGGCCAAACCATTATGACCGCCCATTGGCCGAAAGCCTTTCAGGATGATTTCAAAGAGCATTATGCACTGGACGAAACCATTGACGAACTCGTCGCCGCCAAGCACGAACTCGTCACCGCCGGTCGCAACTTGCGCGGCATCGGCAACATTCCATTTGCCAAAAAAATTGATTACATCATCAAACCCGCTGCCAAGCTTGATGCGTACGAAGTGGACGTCATCCAAAGTTTGCTGAACGCCGAGAGCTTGAAAGTGGATGCCGATTACGCGCCGCGCAAAGGCACGCCTGTCGCGCGTTCGGCACTGGGTGAATTGTATTTGCCGCTCGATGGATTGATTGATGTGGATGCCGAAAAAGTGCGCCTGGAAAAACAGTTGGAAAAAATCGCCAGCGAAATTCAGAAAGCTGATGCCAAATTAAACAACCCAAAATTCACCGAGCGCGCGCCGGAAGAAGTTTTGCAAGAGGCCAAAGATCGTCTGGCCGAGTGGCAGGAAAAAGAGCAACAAACCCGCGAGGCCATCGAATATCTCGCCGACGCCTGA
- a CDS encoding citramalate synthase, translated as MSKELVEIYDTTLRDGTQGEGVSFSVADKLRVAERLDAFGVHYVEGGWPGSNPKDIEFFKQAAKRKWKHAQIAAFGSTRRKKVSAKDDPQVKLLIDAKTPVVTIFGKTWLLHVKEVLRTTPDENIAMIADTIAFLKKNKRKVIYDAEHALDGFKDDPEYAMATWKAAEAAGADFVVLCDTNGGTLPSEVAAITAAARKELSCPIGIHTHNDIGLGVANALVAVEQGATQVQGTINGYGERTGNCNLTSAIPNIALKMGRRSMPKARLKKLREVSRFVDEVANLVPDRHQPWVGGTAFAHKGGMHVNAVQKVASSFEHTNPEVVGNARRILVSDLAGRSNIVMKAQEMGIRIANDAPELKDILARVKEQEHLGYDYEGAEGSLALLIRKALGRVEPAFDLEAYHVSMRGDAADHVCEATVKVRVGDKSAHTVADGDGPVNALDQALRNALRGFYPALKQVRLTDYKVRILNSTTGTAAKTRVLIESTDGKDRWYTVGVNENIIEASLQALLDSIEFRLLKK; from the coding sequence ATGAGCAAGGAACTGGTTGAAATCTATGACACGACGCTGCGCGATGGCACGCAGGGCGAAGGTGTGAGCTTTTCGGTCGCGGACAAGCTTCGCGTGGCCGAGCGGCTTGATGCCTTTGGCGTGCATTACGTGGAGGGCGGTTGGCCGGGGAGCAATCCGAAGGACATCGAGTTTTTCAAACAAGCGGCCAAGCGCAAATGGAAGCACGCGCAGATCGCGGCCTTTGGCTCCACGCGCCGGAAGAAAGTTTCGGCGAAAGATGATCCGCAAGTGAAATTGCTGATCGATGCCAAGACGCCGGTGGTCACTATTTTTGGCAAGACGTGGCTGTTGCACGTGAAGGAAGTGCTGCGCACCACACCGGACGAAAACATCGCGATGATCGCCGACACGATTGCGTTTCTGAAAAAAAACAAACGCAAAGTCATCTACGACGCCGAGCACGCGCTCGATGGGTTTAAGGACGACCCCGAATACGCGATGGCCACTTGGAAAGCAGCCGAAGCGGCAGGCGCGGATTTCGTGGTGTTGTGCGATACCAACGGCGGCACGCTGCCCAGCGAAGTGGCGGCCATCACCGCGGCGGCGCGCAAAGAACTTTCGTGCCCGATCGGCATCCACACGCACAACGACATCGGGCTCGGCGTGGCGAACGCCTTGGTGGCGGTGGAGCAGGGTGCCACACAGGTACAAGGCACCATCAATGGCTACGGCGAGCGCACGGGCAATTGCAATCTCACCAGCGCGATTCCAAATATCGCATTGAAGATGGGACGACGCTCGATGCCGAAAGCGCGTTTGAAAAAGTTGCGCGAGGTTTCGCGTTTCGTCGATGAAGTGGCCAACCTCGTTCCCGATCGCCACCAGCCGTGGGTGGGCGGAACGGCCTTCGCCCACAAAGGCGGGATGCACGTGAACGCCGTGCAAAAAGTGGCGTCCAGTTTTGAACACACCAATCCGGAAGTGGTCGGCAATGCGCGGCGCATTCTGGTGAGCGATCTCGCCGGGCGCAGCAACATCGTGATGAAGGCGCAGGAGATGGGGATCCGCATTGCCAATGATGCGCCGGAGCTTAAAGACATTCTTGCGCGTGTGAAAGAGCAGGAACATCTCGGCTACGATTACGAAGGCGCGGAAGGTTCGCTGGCGCTGCTCATCCGCAAAGCGCTCGGTCGCGTGGAGCCGGCATTTGATTTGGAAGCGTATCACGTCTCGATGCGCGGCGATGCAGCGGATCACGTTTGCGAAGCGACGGTGAAAGTGCGCGTCGGCGACAAATCCGCCCACACCGTAGCCGATGGCGATGGCCCCGTGAACGCGCTCGATCAAGCGCTGCGCAATGCGTTACGTGGATTTTATCCGGCGCTCAAGCAAGTGCGGTTGACGGATTATAAAGTGCGAATACTCAACAGCACCACCGGCACCGCCGCCAAAACCCGCGTGCTCATTGAGTCCACCGACGGTAAGGACCGCTGGTACACCGTGGGCGTAAACGAAAATATCATCGAAGCCAGTTTGCAGGCACTGCTCGACAGCATCGAATTTCGTTTGTTGAAGAAATAG